From a region of the Cucumis sativus cultivar 9930 chromosome 6, Cucumber_9930_V3, whole genome shotgun sequence genome:
- the LOC101219414 gene encoding truncated transcription factor CAULIFLOWER A isoform X1 produces MGRGRVQLKRIENKINRQVTFSKRKAGLLKKAHEISVLCDAEVALIVFSHKGKLFEYSSDSSMEKILERYERYSFVGRQQNAASESEFSYENWTLEYYRLKSKVELLQRNNSHYMGEDLDSLSVKELQNLEQQIDTALKHVRTRKNQLMFESITDLQKKVRNIEENNVQLAKQIKEKEKSVALAQQAEWEHQQQQGYNALSFLFPPPPHPSLNIGLASFDGHQ; encoded by the exons atgggaAGAGGTAGGGTTCAATTGAAAAGGATtgagaacaaaataaacaGGCAAGTAACTTTCTCAAAAAGGAAAGCTGGATTACTGAAGAAGGCTCATGAAATCTCTGTTCTTTGTGATGCTGAAGTTGCTTTGATTGTTTTCTCCCACAAAGGAAAACTCTTTGAATACTCCTCTGATTCCAG CATGGAGAAAATACTTGAACGGTATGAGAGATATTCTTTTGTGGGAAGGCAACAAAATGCAGCTTCTGAATCTGAATTTTCTTATGAAAATTGGACTCTTGAATACTACAGACTCAAGTCCAAAGTCGAACTTCTACAACGAAACAACAG TCATTATATGGGAGAAGATTTGGATTCGTTGAGTGTCAAAGAACTGCAAAACTTGGAACAACAAATTGACACTGCACTTAAACATGTTCGAACCAGAAAA AACCAACTTATGTTTGAGTCCATCACTGACCTCCAAAAAAAG GTAAGAAATATAGAGGAGAACAATGTCCAACTGGCTAAGCAG ataaaggagaaagagaagagtGTAGCATTGGCACAACAAGCAGAATGGGAGCACCAGCAACAGCAGGGTTACAATGCTTTGTCTTTCTTATTCCCACCACCTCCTCATCCCTCTCTAAACATTGG GCTTGCAAGTTTTGATGGTCACCAATGA
- the LOC101219414 gene encoding truncated transcription factor CAULIFLOWER A isoform X2, whose product MGRGRVQLKRIENKINRQVTFSKRKAGLLKKAHEISVLCDAEVALIVFSHKGKLFEYSSDSSMEKILERYERYSFVGRQQNAASESEFSYENWTLEYYRLKSKVELLQRNNSHYMGEDLDSLSVKELQNLEQQIDTALKHVRTRKNQLMFESITDLQKKIKEKEKSVALAQQAEWEHQQQQGYNALSFLFPPPPHPSLNIGLASFDGHQ is encoded by the exons atgggaAGAGGTAGGGTTCAATTGAAAAGGATtgagaacaaaataaacaGGCAAGTAACTTTCTCAAAAAGGAAAGCTGGATTACTGAAGAAGGCTCATGAAATCTCTGTTCTTTGTGATGCTGAAGTTGCTTTGATTGTTTTCTCCCACAAAGGAAAACTCTTTGAATACTCCTCTGATTCCAG CATGGAGAAAATACTTGAACGGTATGAGAGATATTCTTTTGTGGGAAGGCAACAAAATGCAGCTTCTGAATCTGAATTTTCTTATGAAAATTGGACTCTTGAATACTACAGACTCAAGTCCAAAGTCGAACTTCTACAACGAAACAACAG TCATTATATGGGAGAAGATTTGGATTCGTTGAGTGTCAAAGAACTGCAAAACTTGGAACAACAAATTGACACTGCACTTAAACATGTTCGAACCAGAAAA AACCAACTTATGTTTGAGTCCATCACTGACCTCCAAAAAAAG ataaaggagaaagagaagagtGTAGCATTGGCACAACAAGCAGAATGGGAGCACCAGCAACAGCAGGGTTACAATGCTTTGTCTTTCTTATTCCCACCACCTCCTCATCCCTCTCTAAACATTGG GCTTGCAAGTTTTGATGGTCACCAATGA
- the LOC101219176 gene encoding nucleolar protein 14 isoform X2: MAKLSVRSSSNNDKKGKKKKKKSSGPKALTMKVSAPKANPFESIWSHRKFDVLGKKRKGEERRIGLARSLAIEKRKKTLLKEYERSRKSTEFSDKRIGEWDEELGEFDKAILRSQRELKRKLSKSSKFNLSDGEEDDYFGTQNLGALPANDDFEDEIIPDDDEDEAAAAETNKGAYRDTQQKGRLLEGEDAKRKSKKEVMEEVIAKSKFFKAQKAKDKEENEQLVEELDKKFETLVQSEALLSLTGSGNSNALKALVQKSVSNEHLKKDNLPAAGKTETFNQEKPDAFDRLVKEMAMEIRARPSDRTKTPEEIAQEERERLEVLEEERQKRMLAPDNSSDEEDDDAETAFVGKQNYISGDDLGDSFTLDDERNHKKGWVDDILRRKDADGTESEGDDSAEDSDDSQDDEDGDSDDESEEDDSNHGVKQSLKDWEQSDDDILDTESEDDDEASEGGKQQDEVHPKGKVDHEGPKKAHKRSIAKSSKDDGISEDAKKSKKDTKHQSKPELPYIIDAPESFDQFLSLLANCSNSDIILIIGRIRASNAIQLTDKNLEKMQRFYGILLQYFAVSANKKPLNVELLNLLFKPLMEMSMEIPFYAATCARMRISHTHQHFCVQNKSPENSLWPSSKTLILLRLWTMIFPCSDYNHVVITPTILLMCEYLMRCPILTCRDIAIGAFLCSLLLSVARQSSKFCPEAINFLRTLLAAAVSSSSSSQNPQICHLVDSQALGKLLHIQNPTNEITPLDFFFIMNLNEDSLVFSSDNFRAGLLSTVTETLDGFVNIYGQLKSFPEIFLPISTILHELAQQENMPDVLQNKFRKVAEAIEAKTEEHYMGRQPLRMRKQKTAPIKLLNPKFEENFVRGRDYDPDRERAERRKMQKLLKRETKGAARELRKDNHFLSEVKARDKAKQDEERAEKYKKARTFLEAQEHAFKSGQLGNGRKRRK; this comes from the exons ATGGCTAAGCTATCCGTCCGTAGCTCAAGCAACAATGATAAAAAgggcaagaagaagaagaagaagagttcCGGTCCGAAAGCTTTGACAATGAAGGTCAGCGCTCCGAAGGCGAATCCATTCGAAAGCATTTGGTCTCACAGGAAATTTGATGTCCTTGGGAAGAAACGTAAGGGTGAAGAGCGTCGTATTGGCCTTGCTCGTTCCCTCGCCATTGAAAAG AGGAAAAAGACGCTATTGAAGGAGTACGAACGAAGTCGGAAGTCTACGGAATTTTCTGATAAGCGAATTGGGGAATGGGATGAAGAGCTTGGGGAGTTTGATAAGGCTATTTTACGTTCGCAGCGAGAACTGAAG cgAAAACTGAGTAAGAGCAGCAAATTTAACTTATCTGATGGAGAAGAAGACGATTATTTTGGAACCCAAAATCTTGGTGCGTTACCTGCAAACGACGATTTTGAGGACGAAATAATACCGGATGACGACGAAGACGAGGCAGCTGCTGCTGAAACCAACA AGGGGGCTTATCGCGACACACAACAAAAAGGTCGTCTTTTAGAAGGAGAGGACGCT AAACGCAAAAGCAAGAAGGAAGTTATGGAAGAGGTTATTGCAAAGAGCAAATTTTTTAAG GCACAAAAAGCAAAGgataaggaagaaaatgaacaacTAGTTGAAGAATTGGACAAAAAGTTTGAGACGTTGGTCCAGTCTGAGGCATTGTTATCTCTCACTGGTTCTGGTAACTCAAATGCCTTGAAGGCTCTTGTTCAGAAAAGTGTTTCAAACGAGCATTTGAAGAAGGATAATTTGCCTGCTGCTGGAAAGACTGAAACTTTTAATCAG GAAAAACCTGATGCTTTTGACAGACTTGTCAAAGAGATGGCAATGGAAATTCGTGCACGCCCCTCCGACAGGACAAAGACACCTGAAGAAATTGCCCAGGAGGAGAGAGAGCGTCTTGAGGTCTTAGAg GAGGAAAGACAGAAAAGAATGCTTGCACCAGATAATTCtagtgatgaagaagatgatgatgctGAAACTGCATTTGTAGGGAAACAGAACTATATCTCTGGGGATGATCTTGGTGATTCATTTACACTTGATGATGAGCGCAATCATAAGAAGGGCTGGGTCGATGATATTCTTAGAAGAAAGGATGCTGATGGCACTGAAAGTGAAGGTGATGATTCCGCAGAAGATTCTGATGATAGTCAAGATGATGAGGATGGGGATTCTGATGATGAATCCGAGGAAGATGATAGCAATCATGGAGTAAAACAATCTTTGAAGGATTGGGAACAGAGCGATGATGACATCCTTGACACTGAATCAGAGGATGATGATGAAGCAAGTGAAGGGGGAAAACAGCAAGATGAAGTTCATCCTAAAGGGAAAGTGGATCATGAAGGCCCTAAAAAGGCACACAAGAGATCCATTGCTAAAAGCAGTAAAGACGATGGAATCTCTGAAGATGCGAAGAAATCAAAAAAGGATACAAAGCATCAAAGTAAACCTGAACTTCCTTACATAATTGATGCACCAGAGAGTTTTGACCAATTTTTGTCGTTATTGGCCAATTGTTCAAATAGCGATATAATCTTAATCATTGGTCGAATTCGTGCAAGTAATGCTATCCAGTTAACAGATAAAAATCTGGAAAAAATGCAg AGATTCTACGGTATACTTTTGCAATATTTTGCTGTCTCAGCAAATAAGAAGCCATTGAATGTGGAGCTACTCAATTTGCTTTTCAAGCCATTGATGGAAATGAGTATGGAGATTCCTTTTTATGCTGCAACATGTGCTAGGATGAGGATATCCCACACTCATCAACACTTTTGTGTTCAGAATAAGAGTCCAG AGAATAGCTTGTGGCCTTCTTCCAAAACTCTGATCCTCTTGAGGCTGTGGACAATGATCTTTCCTTGCTCTGACTACAATCATGTGGTCATTACGCCAACAATATTGTTGATGTGCGAATATTTGATGCGTTGCCCCATTTTGACGTGTCGGGATATTGCAATAGGGGCTTTCTTATGTTCTCTGCTGCTCTCT GTCGCCAGACAATCTTCAAAGTTCTGTCCTGAAGCAATAAACTTTCTCAGGACTTTGTTGGCCGCAGCTGTTAGTAGCTCATCATCCTCTCAAAATCCTCAG ATATGTCATCTAGTGGATTCGCAAGCACTTGGAAAGTTGCTGCATATACAGAATCCTACAAACGAAATTACCCCCCTGGACTTCTTCTTCATTATGAACTTGAATGAAGATTCTTTGGTTTTTAGCTCCGACAATTTCAG gGCCGGGTTGCTGTCAACAGTCACCGAAACTCTTGATGGATTTGTGAATATATATGGTCAATTGAAATCCTTCCCCGAAATCTTCTTGCCAATATCAACTATTTTACATGAATTGGCACAGCAAGAGAACATGCCCGATGtcttacaaaataaattcagAAAAGTAGCTGAAGCGATCGAAGCCAAAACAGAGGAGCATTATATGGGGCGACAACCTCTTAGAATGAGGAAGCAAAAGACCGCCCCCATCAAATTACTCAATCCAAAATTTGAGGAGAA CTTTGTTAGGGGCAGAGATTACGATCCAGATAGGGAACGAgctgaaagaagaaagatgcaGAAACTCTTAAAACGCGAAACTAAAGGAGCAGCCCGTGAACTACGCAAGGATAACCATTTCTTGTCAGAAGTGAAGGCGAGAGATAAGGCTAAGCAGGATGAAGAAAGAGCAGAAAAGTACAAGAAAGCAAGAACTTTCCTTGAAGCACAAGAACACGCTTTCAAATCTGGGCAGTTGGGGAAcggaagaaagagaaggaaatga
- the LOC101219176 gene encoding nucleolar protein 14 isoform X1, which translates to MAKLSVRSSSNNDKKGKKKKKKSSGPKALTMKVSAPKANPFESIWSHRKFDVLGKKRKGEERRIGLARSLAIEKRKKTLLKEYERSRKSTEFSDKRIGEWDEELGEFDKAILRSQRELKRKLSKSSKFNLSDGEEDDYFGTQNLGALPANDDFEDEIIPDDDEDEAAAAETNKGAYRDTQQKGRLLEGEDAKRKSKKEVMEEVIAKSKFFKAQKAKDKEENEQLVEELDKKFETLVQSEALLSLTGSGNSNALKALVQKSVSNEHLKKDNLPAAGKTETFNQEKPDAFDRLVKEMAMEIRARPSDRTKTPEEIAQEERERLEVLEEERQKRMLAPDNSSDEEDDDAETAFVGKQNYISGDDLGDSFTLDDERNHKKGWVDDILRRKDADGTESEGDDSAEDSDDSQDDEDGDSDDESEEDDSNHGVKQSLKDWEQSDDDILDTESEDDDEASEGGKQQDEVHPKGKVDHEGPKKAHKRSIAKSSKDDGISEDAKKSKKDTKHQSKPELPYIIDAPESFDQFLSLLANCSNSDIILIIGRIRASNAIQLTDKNLEKMQRFYGILLQYFAVSANKKPLNVELLNLLFKPLMEMSMEIPFYAATCARMRISHTHQHFCVQNKSPENSLWPSSKTLILLRLWTMIFPCSDYNHVVITPTILLMCEYLMRCPILTCRDIAIGAFLCSLLLSVARQSSKFCPEAINFLRTLLAAAVSSSSSSQNPQQICHLVDSQALGKLLHIQNPTNEITPLDFFFIMNLNEDSLVFSSDNFRAGLLSTVTETLDGFVNIYGQLKSFPEIFLPISTILHELAQQENMPDVLQNKFRKVAEAIEAKTEEHYMGRQPLRMRKQKTAPIKLLNPKFEENFVRGRDYDPDRERAERRKMQKLLKRETKGAARELRKDNHFLSEVKARDKAKQDEERAEKYKKARTFLEAQEHAFKSGQLGNGRKRRK; encoded by the exons ATGGCTAAGCTATCCGTCCGTAGCTCAAGCAACAATGATAAAAAgggcaagaagaagaagaagaagagttcCGGTCCGAAAGCTTTGACAATGAAGGTCAGCGCTCCGAAGGCGAATCCATTCGAAAGCATTTGGTCTCACAGGAAATTTGATGTCCTTGGGAAGAAACGTAAGGGTGAAGAGCGTCGTATTGGCCTTGCTCGTTCCCTCGCCATTGAAAAG AGGAAAAAGACGCTATTGAAGGAGTACGAACGAAGTCGGAAGTCTACGGAATTTTCTGATAAGCGAATTGGGGAATGGGATGAAGAGCTTGGGGAGTTTGATAAGGCTATTTTACGTTCGCAGCGAGAACTGAAG cgAAAACTGAGTAAGAGCAGCAAATTTAACTTATCTGATGGAGAAGAAGACGATTATTTTGGAACCCAAAATCTTGGTGCGTTACCTGCAAACGACGATTTTGAGGACGAAATAATACCGGATGACGACGAAGACGAGGCAGCTGCTGCTGAAACCAACA AGGGGGCTTATCGCGACACACAACAAAAAGGTCGTCTTTTAGAAGGAGAGGACGCT AAACGCAAAAGCAAGAAGGAAGTTATGGAAGAGGTTATTGCAAAGAGCAAATTTTTTAAG GCACAAAAAGCAAAGgataaggaagaaaatgaacaacTAGTTGAAGAATTGGACAAAAAGTTTGAGACGTTGGTCCAGTCTGAGGCATTGTTATCTCTCACTGGTTCTGGTAACTCAAATGCCTTGAAGGCTCTTGTTCAGAAAAGTGTTTCAAACGAGCATTTGAAGAAGGATAATTTGCCTGCTGCTGGAAAGACTGAAACTTTTAATCAG GAAAAACCTGATGCTTTTGACAGACTTGTCAAAGAGATGGCAATGGAAATTCGTGCACGCCCCTCCGACAGGACAAAGACACCTGAAGAAATTGCCCAGGAGGAGAGAGAGCGTCTTGAGGTCTTAGAg GAGGAAAGACAGAAAAGAATGCTTGCACCAGATAATTCtagtgatgaagaagatgatgatgctGAAACTGCATTTGTAGGGAAACAGAACTATATCTCTGGGGATGATCTTGGTGATTCATTTACACTTGATGATGAGCGCAATCATAAGAAGGGCTGGGTCGATGATATTCTTAGAAGAAAGGATGCTGATGGCACTGAAAGTGAAGGTGATGATTCCGCAGAAGATTCTGATGATAGTCAAGATGATGAGGATGGGGATTCTGATGATGAATCCGAGGAAGATGATAGCAATCATGGAGTAAAACAATCTTTGAAGGATTGGGAACAGAGCGATGATGACATCCTTGACACTGAATCAGAGGATGATGATGAAGCAAGTGAAGGGGGAAAACAGCAAGATGAAGTTCATCCTAAAGGGAAAGTGGATCATGAAGGCCCTAAAAAGGCACACAAGAGATCCATTGCTAAAAGCAGTAAAGACGATGGAATCTCTGAAGATGCGAAGAAATCAAAAAAGGATACAAAGCATCAAAGTAAACCTGAACTTCCTTACATAATTGATGCACCAGAGAGTTTTGACCAATTTTTGTCGTTATTGGCCAATTGTTCAAATAGCGATATAATCTTAATCATTGGTCGAATTCGTGCAAGTAATGCTATCCAGTTAACAGATAAAAATCTGGAAAAAATGCAg AGATTCTACGGTATACTTTTGCAATATTTTGCTGTCTCAGCAAATAAGAAGCCATTGAATGTGGAGCTACTCAATTTGCTTTTCAAGCCATTGATGGAAATGAGTATGGAGATTCCTTTTTATGCTGCAACATGTGCTAGGATGAGGATATCCCACACTCATCAACACTTTTGTGTTCAGAATAAGAGTCCAG AGAATAGCTTGTGGCCTTCTTCCAAAACTCTGATCCTCTTGAGGCTGTGGACAATGATCTTTCCTTGCTCTGACTACAATCATGTGGTCATTACGCCAACAATATTGTTGATGTGCGAATATTTGATGCGTTGCCCCATTTTGACGTGTCGGGATATTGCAATAGGGGCTTTCTTATGTTCTCTGCTGCTCTCT GTCGCCAGACAATCTTCAAAGTTCTGTCCTGAAGCAATAAACTTTCTCAGGACTTTGTTGGCCGCAGCTGTTAGTAGCTCATCATCCTCTCAAAATCCTCAG CAGATATGTCATCTAGTGGATTCGCAAGCACTTGGAAAGTTGCTGCATATACAGAATCCTACAAACGAAATTACCCCCCTGGACTTCTTCTTCATTATGAACTTGAATGAAGATTCTTTGGTTTTTAGCTCCGACAATTTCAG gGCCGGGTTGCTGTCAACAGTCACCGAAACTCTTGATGGATTTGTGAATATATATGGTCAATTGAAATCCTTCCCCGAAATCTTCTTGCCAATATCAACTATTTTACATGAATTGGCACAGCAAGAGAACATGCCCGATGtcttacaaaataaattcagAAAAGTAGCTGAAGCGATCGAAGCCAAAACAGAGGAGCATTATATGGGGCGACAACCTCTTAGAATGAGGAAGCAAAAGACCGCCCCCATCAAATTACTCAATCCAAAATTTGAGGAGAA CTTTGTTAGGGGCAGAGATTACGATCCAGATAGGGAACGAgctgaaagaagaaagatgcaGAAACTCTTAAAACGCGAAACTAAAGGAGCAGCCCGTGAACTACGCAAGGATAACCATTTCTTGTCAGAAGTGAAGGCGAGAGATAAGGCTAAGCAGGATGAAGAAAGAGCAGAAAAGTACAAGAAAGCAAGAACTTTCCTTGAAGCACAAGAACACGCTTTCAAATCTGGGCAGTTGGGGAAcggaagaaagagaaggaaatga